Within Takifugu rubripes chromosome 20, fTakRub1.2, whole genome shotgun sequence, the genomic segment GTGGGGTAAAGCAGCACAGACGTGAACACAGACCATCTCTAATACACAATTATCAATATTGGAGATAACGCAGACACAAGACACATTTATGAAGCTCATATTCACATTGTCCTGTTTGACCACGCCCCCACCGTTTGGCCACGCCCCCGCAGCTGAAGCCCCCCTTCAAAGCCAAAGCTGATTCATGTAACACTGATTTGAATGGAACATTCAGcagtctcctgtgtgtgtgcaggtgtgtgtgtgtcacattaaGGTGCCACCATCAACATGtggttttattgtgtgtgtgtgtgtgtgatgggaacAGGTGGAAACGGcggcgtgcccccccccccccggctacTGGATACAGTCCATCACGTGTATCTGTAGCGTGTCCATGTCTGGGGCCTGGTACTGACACTTGGGACAGCACAAGTCTGGCAGCTCCTCGGCTCTGCCCGCCCCCGGATCACCGACCGGCCCCAGACCTTGAGTACGAAACGAGGAGGCGGGGGGGCACCGTGTTGAAGGGCGGACCACCAGGGAACATCCCTACACACCAgggagacaggaaatgaacaaaCCTAGACGCCGAAGCTACACGTGGCGTGCAGGCTGGCCTCGCCCTTCCACGGTTCTGGGAAGGCCTGAGGCCAACCGCAGGTGTGTGTACCTTGGGGAGGGGGGATGTGGGGGGGTCTCGGCGTGAACTCTTCCCGGTGCCTCAGCTTCATTTGCTCCATACAAGCTCTGAAAGACAAGCACGCAGCCGTTGGCTTTGCGTCTCCCGCGCAGCTGCTGGACGGCGGCGTTTACCGTGAGGTGGCTTCCTGCTTCAGCCTGTCGATGTCCGCCAGCGCCTGGGTCagctgctcctgaagctcctccttCTTCTGGTTCAGCTTCTCTCGGGCTTCCCTCTCTGCCAGGAAATCTGCTTTATAGATCTCAGCCTGAGGAGACACAGCAGCCCGACCATTCGCCGGACAAGCCTCTTCATTACCgaccttgacctctgacctccagcagcaccggTCCCAGCCCAGGGGAGACCTCCCTACCTGTGCAGTGAGGACAGGAACGGTCTCCAGGGATCCCTTCTgccgctccacctcctccttcagcttaTCGATCAGGTCCTGTTTCAGGGCCAGAgccctctctgcctcctccaggcGGCTGCACAGATCCCCCCCCTgtagctgcacacacactccaggtCACGCTGGCTGACTGTGAGCAGGAAGTGAGGCAACAGGAAGTcaggcaacaggaagtgaggcaacAGCTGAGTCCTACCTCGTTCTTCAGTTTGGAATCATAATCTTTGAACAGACAGGTGTAGGCGTGCTGCAGCTGAGTCAGCTTCTTCCTGAAGAACAGAAGAGCAGAGCAAGTCACCGGAGTGGAAGCAGCCACGGCGGGGCAACAAGGGCAacgtcctgcccccccccccaggtagTCCTGCCCCCCCAGGACATCCTGGACTACCAGCCAACTTCAGAGCCACAGGAAACAATCTTCTCCTTCAACCAGTGGCAGAGTCACTCAGCTCATGCTTGACCCTGACGCTgacctcaggtgtgtgtgtgtgcgtgtgtgtgtgcgtgtgtgtgtgtgtgcgtgtgtgtgtgtgtgtgtgtgcgtgtgtgtgtgtgtgtgtgtgtgtgtgtgtgtgtgcgtgtgcgcgctgGTGCACGTGTGCGACACCCACTTCTCCTCGGTCACCACGTGTCTCTCGGTCTTCAGggcctgctccaggttctggctctgcagcagcagctcgtccATGGCCACATGatgctgcttcctctgctgctccagctcgcGCTCTGCCCCCTGCAGGGCTTTAGTCTTACTGCAGAGCCTGGACACCAGCAGGACACCTGTTAGCAGTGCGCACGCTCCGCACGTGCACGCCCCGCACGTGCACGCCCCCCCACGTGCACGCCCCTCACAACTTACTTTTCCTCCAGCAGTTTACGTTCATGTTCACTTTTCTCCAGGCAGCTCTGGCGCTCGTTCAGCTCCCCTAACAGAGATGTTGCCTGAGCTTTCAGAGCCTCACAGTCTTTGGCCAGCTGGAAGCAACAAAAGGCCAGAGGGAGTGGAGACGAGGGACGTGACGTCCACAGGTGAGCCACTcacgtccacaggtgaaccactcaGCTCTGGACGTgacgtccacaggtgaaccactcacCTCTGGACGTGACGTCCACAGGTGAGCCACTcacgtccacaggtgaaccactcaGCTCTGGACGTgacgtccacaggtgaaccactcaGCTCTGGACGTgacgtccacaggtgaaccactcacCTCTGGACGTGACGTCCACAGGTGAGCCACTcacgtccacaggtgaaccactcaGCTCTGGACGTgacgtccacaggtgaaccactcacCTCTGGACGTGACGTCCACAGGTGAGCCACTcacgtccacaggtgaaccactcacCTCTGGACGTGACGTCCACAGGTGAGCCACTcacgtccacaggtgaaccactcaGCTCTGGACGTgacgtccacaggtgaaccactcacCTCTGGACGTGACGTCCACAGGTGAGCCACTcacgtccacaggtgaaccactcaGCTCTGGACGTgacgtccacaggtgaaccactcacCTCTGGATGTgacgtccacaggtgaaccactcacgtccacaggtgaaccactcacCTCTGGACGTGACGTCCACAGGTGAGCCACTcacgtccacaggtgaaccactcacCTCTGGACGTGACGTCCACAGGTGAGCCACTcacgtccacaggtgaaccactcaGCTCTGGACGTgacgtccacaggtgaaccactcacCTCTGGATGTgacgtccacaggtgaaccactcacgtccacaggtgaaccactcacgtccacaggtgaaccactcacgtccacaggtgaaccacacacgtccacaggtgaaccactcacgtccacaggtgaaccacacacgtccacaggtgaaccactcacgtccacaggtgaaccacacacgtccacaggtgaaccactcacCTGAGCGCAGTCCTTCTCCTTCTGCTTGAGCAGAGTTTCAGTTCTGTCCCGCTGAGCTGAACTCTTCTGCAGGTAATctagcttctcctccagctcacgataccttcacacacacacacacacacacacacacacacacacacacacacacacacacacacaccttcagagcaAAGTCACACACTCGACTGACTGAAGTCTGCTATCAAATAGCTCCAGATATGCATTTGTTTATTCATGTGCTATAACGCTCTTCCATAGACACACGTATGTATATAACACGTGTGTGTAGttatgcatgcacacacacacacacacacacacacacacacacacacacacacacgcacgtgcgcaggCAGAGCTGAGAAGAGGACCACACAGAGCCGTGGGCTCACCTGCCCTGTGTggcctgaagctgctctgttagTTTGGCcaagctggagctgaaaacaggagcagaaggtCAAAGGAGAGGCTGAAGGTCAGATtagtcagacaggtgagaggagacaggtgagaggagacaggtgagaggagacaggtgagaggagacagGTGAGTCAGCTGCTACAGACGGCGTGTTGGGAGCGCTCCTGTAGAGCATCCTACCAGTCAGAGGAGTGTTGGGCCTCCGAACGCTGCTGAACAGCCTCTTCAGCTGCACCAGTGGTCTGGGAACACACAGCAGCgacacgtcacacacacacacacacacaccttcaatgACGTCAAGACTGGTGACCTGcacggagttacacctgcccaggcacctgcccaggcacctgtacggagttacacctgcccaggcacctgcccaggcacctgtacggagttacacctgcccaggcacctgcccaggcacctgtacggagttacacctgcccaggcacctgcccaggcacctgtacggagttacacctgcccaggcacctgcccaggcacctgtacagagttacacctgcccaggcacctgtacagagttacacctgcccaggcacctgtacggagttacacctgcccaggcacctgcccaggcacctgtacagagttacacctgcccaggcacctgtacggagttacacctgcccaggcacctgtacggagttacacctgcccaggcacctgtacggagttacacctgcccaggcacctgcacggagttacacctgcccaggcacctgcacggagttacacctgcccaggcacctgtacagagttacacctgcccaggcacctgcccaggcacctgcacggagttacacctgcccaggcacctgtacagagttacacctgcccaggcacctgtacagagttacacctgcccaggcacctgcccaggcacctgtacagagttacacctgcccaggcacctgtacagagttacacctgcccaggcacctgcccaggcacctgtacggagttacacctgcccaggcacctgcccaggcacctgcccaggcacctgtacggagttacacctgcccaggcacctgtacggagttacacctgcccaggcacctgcccaggcacctgtacggagttacacctgcccaggcacctgcacagagttacacctgcccaggcacctgtacggagttacacctgcccaggcacctgcccaggcacctgtacggagttacacctgcccaggcacctgtacggagttacacctgcccaggcacctgtacggagttacacctgcccaggcacctgcccaggcacctgtacagagttacacctgcccaggcacctgtacagagttacacctgcccaggcacctgcccaggcacctgtacggagttacacctgcccaggcacctgtacggagttacacctgcccaggcacctgtacggagttacacctgcccaggcacctgcacggagttacacctgcccaggcacctgcacggagttacacctgcccaggcacctgtacagagttacacctgcccaggcacctgcccaggcacctgcacggagttacacctgcccaggcacctgtacagagttacacctgcccaggcacctgtacagagttacacctgcccaggcacctgcccaggcacctgtacagagttacacctgcccaggcacctgtacagagttacacctgcccaggcacctgcccaggcacctgtacggagttacacctgcccaggcacctgcccaggcacctgcccaggcacctgtacggagttacacctgcccaggcacctgtacggagttacacctgcccaggcacctgcccaggcacctgtacggagttacacctgcccaggcacctgcacagagttacacctgcccaggcacctgtacggagttacacctgcccaggcacctgcccaggcacctgtacggagttacacctgcccaggcacctgtacggagttacacctgcccaggcacctgtacggagttacacctgcccaggcacctgcccaggcacctgtacggagttacacctgcccaggcacctgcacggagttacacctgcccaggcacctgcacagagttacacctgcccaggcacctgcacagagttacacctgcccaggcacctgcacagagttacacctgcccaggcacctgtacagagttacacctgcccaggcacctgtacagagttacacctgcccaggcacctgcacagagttacacctgcccaggcacctgcacagagttacacctgcccaggcacctgtacagagttacacctgcccaggcacctgtgctgctctcacctgtgctgctctcacctgtgctgctctcacctgtgCCTGGGCCAGTTTGCTCCATAACTGCTCGATGCAGCgcctcatcctctctctctccttctcgctttcatccctctctctctccacctcttcaTTCTTCCTCCGGAGGTCTCTCattccttcctccagcttctctttgtggctcttcagcagctggaggaagtcGTTGGCGCCCTCTACAGGCTGAGGACACACAGGACAGATGGAGGTGGACCTGAGCTCTCCGTTACCGTAACGACGGCTCTCAAACGAAGAGCGTCTCTGTCCTTTTAGAGGAGATGATTTTCTGCCTGGACTAAATGTAATAGATGGGGACGGTCGCATGTTTCCAGCCTCACAcctgacaggtgagcagacCGACAGCCACCACAGGCTCACCTGGCCAGGTGGCCCCTCACGAGTCGTTCTTACCAAACTGCGGGGGGGCGTGGTCTGCGTGCACTGAtctgcctcctccagcctggTCCCGTCCCTCTGCTCCAGCGTCTGCAGAGAGCAGCCGATCAGACGTTTGCTTTCCAACAGGTGAGCGTTAGCGTAGCTCACCTGCGCTCCATCCACGGGTCcctttgggggtggggggcccTGCAGGTCTTCTGCTTGGCTGGAGGGGGGCGAGGAGGACGCGGGTCCATTGACGACGCCCCGCAGGGAGTGATTCTCCTCTGCCAGCCTCTCCACCAGAGCCCTGGCCTCCTGGAAGCGGCAGCTGAGGAACTCGCGGTCCTCGCGGCTCCGGCGCTGccacccctccatctcctcGCAGCGCTGCCGC encodes:
- the ikbkg gene encoding NF-kappa-B essential modulator isoform X4, coding for MVQPQPEGPMQWDMSADESGGVLRVPPELAANEVFTRLLSDNQQLRETLRRSNLALRQRCEEMEGWQRRSREDREFLSCRFQEARALVERLAEENHSLRGVVNGPASSSPPSSQAEDLQGPPPPKGPVDGAQTLEQRDGTRLEEADQCTQTTPPRSLVRTTREGPPGQPVEGANDFLQLLKSHKEKLEEGMRDLRRKNEEVERERDESEKERERMRRCIEQLWSKLAQAQVRAAQTTGAAEEAVQQRSEAQHSSDWYRELEEKLDYLQKSSAQRDRTETLLKQKEKDCAQLAKDCEALKAQATSLLGELNERQSCLEKSEHERKLLEEKLCSKTKALQGAERELEQQRKQHHVAMDELLLQSQNLEQALKTERHVVTEEKKKLTQLQHAYTCLFKDYDSKLKNELQGGDLCSRLEEAERALALKQDLIDKLKEEVERQKGSLETVPVLTAQAEIYKADFLAEREAREKLNQKKEELQEQLTQALADIDRLKQEATSRACMEQMKLRHREEFTPRPPHIPPPQGMFPGGPPFNTVPPRLLVSYSRSGAGR
- the ikbkg gene encoding NF-kappa-B essential modulator isoform X1, encoding MVQPQPEGPMQWDMSADESGGVLRVPPELAANEVFTRLLSDNQQLRETLRRSNLALRQRCEEMEGWQRRSREDREFLSCRFQEARALVERLAEENHSLRGVVNGPASSSPPSSQAEDLQGPPPPKGPVDGAQTLEQRDGTRLEEADQCTQTTPPRSLVRTTREGPPGQPVEGANDFLQLLKSHKEKLEEGMRDLRRKNEEVERERDESEKERERMRRCIEQLWSKLAQAQVRAAQTTGAAEEAVQQRSEAQHSSDCSSLAKLTEQLQATQGRYRELEEKLDYLQKSSAQRDRTETLLKQKEKDCAQLAKDCEALKAQATSLLGELNERQSCLEKSEHERKLLEEKLCSKTKALQGAERELEQQRKQHHVAMDELLLQSQNLEQALKTERHVVTEEKKKLTQLQHAYTCLFKDYDSKLKNELQGGDLCSRLEEAERALALKQDLIDKLKEEVERQKGSLETVPVLTAQAEIYKADFLAEREAREKLNQKKEELQEQLTQALADIDRLKQEATSRACMEQMKLRHREEFTPRPPHIPPPQGMFPGGPPFNTVPPRLLVSYSRSGAGR
- the ikbkg gene encoding NF-kappa-B essential modulator isoform X2 encodes the protein MVQPQPEGPMQWDMSADESGGVLRVPPELAANEVFTRLLSDNQQLRETLRRSNLALRQRCEEMEGWQRRSREDREFLSCRFQEARALVERLAEENHSLRGVVNGPASSSPPSSQAEDLQGPPPPKGPVDGAQTLEQRDGTRLEEADQCTQTTPPRSLVRTTREGPPGQPVEGANDFLQLLKSHKEKLEEGMRDLRRKNEEVERERDESEKERERMRRCIEQLWSKLAQAQTTGAAEEAVQQRSEAQHSSDCSSLAKLTEQLQATQGRYRELEEKLDYLQKSSAQRDRTETLLKQKEKDCAQLAKDCEALKAQATSLLGELNERQSCLEKSEHERKLLEEKLCSKTKALQGAERELEQQRKQHHVAMDELLLQSQNLEQALKTERHVVTEEKKKLTQLQHAYTCLFKDYDSKLKNELQGGDLCSRLEEAERALALKQDLIDKLKEEVERQKGSLETVPVLTAQAEIYKADFLAEREAREKLNQKKEELQEQLTQALADIDRLKQEATSRACMEQMKLRHREEFTPRPPHIPPPQGMFPGGPPFNTVPPRLLVSYSRSGAGR
- the ikbkg gene encoding NF-kappa-B essential modulator isoform X6; translated protein: MVQPQPEGPMQWDMSADESGGVLRVPPELAANEVFTRLLSDNQQLRETLRRSNLALRQRCEEMEGWQRRSREDREFLSCRFQEARALVERLAEENHSLRGVVNGPASSSPPSSQAEDLQGPPPPKGPVDGAQTLEQRDGTRLEEADQCTQTTPPRSLPVEGANDFLQLLKSHKEKLEEGMRDLRRKNEEVERERDESEKERERMRRCIEQLWSKLAQAQTTGAAEEAVQQRSEAQHSSDWYRELEEKLDYLQKSSAQRDRTETLLKQKEKDCAQLAKDCEALKAQATSLLGELNERQSCLEKSEHERKLLEEKLCSKTKALQGAERELEQQRKQHHVAMDELLLQSQNLEQALKTERHVVTEEKKKLTQLQHAYTCLFKDYDSKLKNELQGGDLCSRLEEAERALALKQDLIDKLKEEVERQKGSLETVPVLTAQAEIYKADFLAEREAREKLNQKKEELQEQLTQALADIDRLKQEATSRACMEQMKLRHREEFTPRPPHIPPPQGMFPGGPPFNTVPPRLLVSYSRSGAGR
- the ikbkg gene encoding NF-kappa-B essential modulator isoform X5, which produces MVQPQPEGPMQWDMSADESGGVLRVPPELAANEVFTRLLSDNQQLRETLRRSNLALRQRCEEMEGWQRRSREDREFLSCRFQEARALVERLAEENHSLRGVVNGPASSSPPSSQAEDLQGPPPPKGPVDGAQTLEQRDGTRLEEADQCTQTTPPRSLVRTTREGPPGQPVEGANDFLQLLKSHKEKLEEGMRDLRRKNEEVERERDESEKERERMRRCIEQLWSKLAQAQTTGAAEEAVQQRSEAQHSSDWYRELEEKLDYLQKSSAQRDRTETLLKQKEKDCAQLAKDCEALKAQATSLLGELNERQSCLEKSEHERKLLEEKLCSKTKALQGAERELEQQRKQHHVAMDELLLQSQNLEQALKTERHVVTEEKKKLTQLQHAYTCLFKDYDSKLKNELQGGDLCSRLEEAERALALKQDLIDKLKEEVERQKGSLETVPVLTAQAEIYKADFLAEREAREKLNQKKEELQEQLTQALADIDRLKQEATSRACMEQMKLRHREEFTPRPPHIPPPQGMFPGGPPFNTVPPRLLVSYSRSGAGR
- the ikbkg gene encoding NF-kappa-B essential modulator isoform X3, yielding MVQPQPEGPMQWDMSADESGGVLRVPPELAANEVFTRLLSDNQQLRETLRRSNLALRQRCEEMEGWQRRSREDREFLSCRFQEARALVERLAEENHSLRGVVNGPASSSPPSSQAEDLQGPPPPKGPVDGAQTLEQRDGTRLEEADQCTQTTPPRSLPVEGANDFLQLLKSHKEKLEEGMRDLRRKNEEVERERDESEKERERMRRCIEQLWSKLAQAQVRAAQTTGAAEEAVQQRSEAQHSSDCSSLAKLTEQLQATQGRYRELEEKLDYLQKSSAQRDRTETLLKQKEKDCAQLAKDCEALKAQATSLLGELNERQSCLEKSEHERKLLEEKLCSKTKALQGAERELEQQRKQHHVAMDELLLQSQNLEQALKTERHVVTEEKKKLTQLQHAYTCLFKDYDSKLKNELQGGDLCSRLEEAERALALKQDLIDKLKEEVERQKGSLETVPVLTAQAEIYKADFLAEREAREKLNQKKEELQEQLTQALADIDRLKQEATSRACMEQMKLRHREEFTPRPPHIPPPQGMFPGGPPFNTVPPRLLVSYSRSGAGR